DNA from Krasilnikovia cinnamomea:
GAGTACCAGGGCCAGAAGTGCTCCGCGGCGTCCCGGGCCTACATCCCCCGCTCGATCTGGGAGGGCGGGCTGCGGGACCGGCTCGCGGCTTCGGCGGCCTCCATCACGTACGGTGACGTCACCGACCTGTCCACGTTCGGCGGCGCCGTGATCGACGGGCGGGCTTTCGCCAAGCACGCGGCGGCCCTGGACCGGATCAAGAACAGCGCGGCCTGCACCGTGCTGGCTGGCGGCACGGCCGACGACAGCGAGGGCTGGTTCGTCGCTCCCACGCTGGTGGAGTGCACCGACCCCACCCACGAGGTGTTCACCACGGAGTACTTCGGCCCGATCCTCGGCGTGTACGTGTACTCCGACGGCGCCGAGGAGGCGACGATCGCGCAGGCCGACGCGGCCTCGCCGTACGCACTGACCGGGTCGGTCTTCGCCACCGACCGGGCCGCGATCGACCGGATCGGGGCGGCGCTGCGCTTCACGGCGGGCAACTTCTACATCAACGACAAGCCGACCGGCGCGGTCGTGGGGCAGCAGCCGTTCGGCGGCGCCCGGGGCAGCGGCACGAACGACAAGGCGGGCTCGATCCTGAACCTGCTGCGCTGGGTCTCCCCGCGGACGATCAAGGAGACCTTCGAGCCGCCGACGGACTGGCGCTACCCGCATATGGGCTGATTGTCCGGTATGGGGGCCGTTGCGTGTTTTCCCGTGACGGCCCCACTTGCCGGAAGGCGGTCCGCCCGGAGATTTTGGTGATTTTGTGGCTGTTATCGACTGCGAGCGCCGTCTGACCGTTTTCCTGGGCCATCTTACCAGGTCACAGGCCTGGTCATGAGGAAAACGCCTGGTACAGACCCTCCTGGTCGGACTGTCTGTGCGGGACAGTCGTTTGTGGAGACGCAAAATGGACGGATCGGGCGAAATCCTGGACGCCGGAGCAACAAAGTGGCAGCTTAGAAGGCATGCCCGACACTCAGATCAATCCCACGGCTGCCGCTCTGCTCGGCCTGCTACACGAGGGGCCGATGACCGGCGGACAGCTCATGGCGGCTGCCGAACGCCGCCTCGGGCCCTACTGGTCGATGACGCGGAGCCAGGTCTATCGCGAACTGCCCGTCCTGGCCGAGATGGGGTTCGTCCGCCTTGGCAAGCCCGGGCCACGGTCCAGCCAGCCCTATGCCCTCACCGCCTCCGGCAAGCGCGCCTTCAGCCGGTGGCTCGCCGAGGCGCCCGGCCGCGACGCGATCCGTAACCCGGTCGCCCTGCGCGTGGCGTTCGGTCAGCAGAGCTCCGGCACCCAGCTCAAGAGCCTCTACGTCGGCGCCAACGAGTACCACTCGGAGGCCCTGGCCATGGCCCGCGAGCAGGCCAAGGAGGCCAAGAAGGCCGGCGACCAGTACGGAGCCGCCGCGCTGGAGTTCGCGGTCGCCTATCACAAGGCGGCCCTCAGCTGGCTCAAGGCCGCACCGGCCTCATAGCCCATCGGCCAGGGGACGCCGCCGCACCTGCCGGATGGTGCAGCACCGTGCCGCCCGGCAGGGAATGCCGCCGGGCGGCGCGTAGTCTTATCTGTCGTGAGTGCAGCCGACTATCCCGAACAGCTCAAGGCCCTCGACGCCACCCTGCGCAACATCGAGAACGTCCTCGACGTCGACAGGTTGCGCCGGGACAAGGCGGAGCTGGAGGAGCAGGCGTCCGCGCCGGACCTGTGGGACGACCAGGCCCGGGCCCAGGAGGTCAACTCCCGGCTGGCGTACGTCTCCGGGGAGATCTCCCGGCTGGAGAAGCTGCGTTCCCGCCTCGACGACGCGGGCCTGCTGCTGGAGCTGGGCGAGGCGGAGGCGGACGAGGCGTCGATCGCGGAGGTCGGCGACGAGATCGTCGCGCTGACCAAGGCCATCGACGAGATGGAGGTCCGGACCCTGCTCTCCGGGGAGTACGACTCCCGGGAGGCGGTCGTGGCCATCCGGGCTGGTGCGGG
Protein-coding regions in this window:
- a CDS encoding PadR family transcriptional regulator; the protein is MPDTQINPTAAALLGLLHEGPMTGGQLMAAAERRLGPYWSMTRSQVYRELPVLAEMGFVRLGKPGPRSSQPYALTASGKRAFSRWLAEAPGRDAIRNPVALRVAFGQQSSGTQLKSLYVGANEYHSEALAMAREQAKEAKKAGDQYGAAALEFAVAYHKAALSWLKAAPAS